The genomic window CGTGCAGCAGAAAACCGGTGAAGCAGGTGGCGGATGGTGAGGATTCTTCCTCGTGACGTACTGCGGGGGCGGCCAACCATGGCCACCACCGACGTAGACCAAGCGCACGCCAAAATTGCTGAGCTGTTCTGCAGCCACGAGCTGGCCCCGAGGACCCGCCAGGCCTCCGTGGACATGAAGCTGCGCTCCCTTCACCGCGGTGATGTGGGAATCGAGTTCCTGGACTACGGCGCGGACGTTCGGATTGAGCCGGAGGGCCTCCAGGATTTCCACCTGGTGCAGATCCCCTTGGCCGGGCATGCGTCCATGCAAGTGGGTGCCAGCGCCGTGGACTCAAATCCGGCCATGGCCACCGTTCCTCCGCTGGACAGGCCCTTCTCCATGAGCTGGGACAGCGGCAGTCCGCACATGATTGTGTATGTCAGACGCTCAGCACTGGAGCGGGTTGCCTGGCAGCTCAACGGCACGGCGCCGGGTGGACTGGGCTACGGCATGGACCTTTCAGGTGCGGCCGGCCGCGCATTCCTGAGGGCCGTCGTCGAACTTCATGAGGACATGATCAGCCAGCCGCAGTCCACGGCTCCCGCCTTTGTCCAGGGTTTATTGGCGGACAGCATGGTGTCGCGCCTGCTGATGGCGATGGAGCCGGCCGTCGGGGAAGCCCGGGACGTGGATTCCGAGAGCCGCCTGGTCCGGGAATGTCGTGAACTGCTGGAAAAGCACGCTTTCGAAGAACTGACTGTCCCGGACATCGCTGAGTGCCTGGGTGTTTCGGTCCGCACGCTCCAAACCGCGCTGCGGGCGGAAACGGGAGCGACGCCGTCGGACATGCTCCGCAGTATCCGCCTGGACCGGGCCCGGGAGATGCTGTTGGAGGCCAGTCCCCGTGAGCAAAGCGTGACGGCGGTTGCGGAGTTGTGCGGTTTCACGCACCAAGGGCGCTTCTCTGCGCTGTACCTTAAGGCCTTCGGCGAGCTGCCCAGCGAGAGCCTGCGCCGCTAGCTACGCCTGTGCCAGTTACGCCTCCAGCACGTACGTCTTCAGGTCATCCAGCGTCTGTTGCATGTGCGCGTCCATCGCGAGGCGTGCCTCGTTGGGATTGCGTGATTCAAGGGCGGCTGCGATCTTCCGGTGATGCCCGATCGCGTGTTCCTGGATCTCCGGGAAAGCCGAGGTCTCCGTGCGGCGGGCTTCGAGGACCCGGTGCAGCGGTTCGAAAAGTACGGCAACAAAGACGTTGCCGGAGGCGTGCAGAATGACGTCGTGGAAGGCCAGGTCTGCCTCCACGAAGCCTGCGAGGTCGTTGACGTCGTGGGCGGCCTGCATCTTATTGACGTGTTCGGTCAGGGCCGCGAGTTCGGCATCGGAAATGCGCTCTGCGGCGAGCTCGCATGCGCCTGTTTCGAGCATGCGGCGGAGCTCAATAAGCTGGATCGCCGCGGCGGCGTCTTTGGTTCCTTCAGAAGCGGCACGGAGTACGGCTTCCAGCGAAGCCCACTGGTTCAGGGGATTGACGAACGTGCCACGGCCGCGCTCCACACTGAGAATCCGCTGCGCCTCGAGGGTTTTCATGGCCTCGCGCACGGTCATGCGGCTTACCTCGTGTTTGGCGCTGAGCTCGAGCTCACCGGGGACCACCGTTCCGGGTGGAAATTCACCCGCGATGATGCGGTCCAGCAACTCATCTGCCACGACGCCCACCAGTGACTTGCGTGCCATGTATCCCCATTTCCTGTACTTCAGACCGTCCGGCTCCCCGCGGATTTCCCTTGGGACGGGCGGTTGTCAGACATCTTACGCTGGCCGTGGCCGGCTTGTTTCCCAAAATCCGGTGAGTGCCTCTGCGCATTCCCGGGGTCGTTCCCAGTGGACGTTGTGGCCCGCACCGCTGATGGCTTTCAGTTGACGTCCCGGGCCTTCGGCCACGAAGGCGCGCATCTGTTCCATGGGCCGGACCCGGTCATCAGTTCCGGCGATCACCAGCAGTGGCGCATGGACGCGGCCGGGGACTGAAGGCTCGACGCCGGTCATGGCCGCCAGCGCGCTGGCGTGCAGAACCGGGAAGGGGGCATCGAAACCGGTGCTGAGCCGCTCCATGTGTTCTGCGGAAAGGTCCCCGTACCAGGCATTCATGAGCTTCGCTTTGGTCGCGGTGTCGAAGAATCCCTGATTCAGCTGGGTTCTGAGTACGTCCTTGAAGCCCTGGTTTTGCGGAACCGGTGCCATGCCCACCAGCGTCAGCGAGGCCACCAGGTCGGGGCGGGCTGCCGCAAGGGTCAACGAGACACTGCCGCCCATCGAGTGGCCCACCAAGTGGACCGGTTCCTGCGCGGCGCGGGCTGGTCTTCGGGCGTCCAGGGCTGCCGCCACGGAAGCTGCTGCCGAGTCCAGCGTCCACACGAAATCCGGAGGCAGGGACTCGCCTGGGTGGTAGCCGGGGAGGTCCAGGATCCAGACTTCGCGGCCGGCGTCGAGCAGTTTCGCTGCGAGTGGCTCCCAGTACACCGAGCCGGATGCCCAGCCGTGGATCAGCAGCACGGGAAGCGGCTGACCTGCGGGAATGGCCGGCGTGAGGACTTTCACGAACGGGAGCGGAACAACACTGTCAGCCATGGACCCAGCCTAGTGATGCGCAGCACCTTGCGCCGCGAAGAGCCGTGTGTCACACTAATTCAAATGTTAGATGTCTGACATCTTACATTCACAAAACCGCTACAGAGATTTCCCACGATGGAGTGCACAGTGACCCTTGAAGCCGACGTTTTGGCCGCTTTCCCGGCGGAAGTCCAGATTCCCGCCCAGTTGGTTGCCGACGCCGTTGCGGCGTCGTCTGCGGCCGCACCCAAGATCCTGGTGGTCCTCGACGACGACCCCACGGGCACGCAGTCCGTTGCGGATCTCGCTGTGCTCACCCGCTGGGAAGTTGCAGACTTCACCTGGGCCTTCACCCACATCCACGAAAACAAGACCAAGCCTGCTGTCTACGTCCTCACCAATACCCGCAGCCTGGACCCGGCCGAAGCCGCCGCGCGGAATGAGGAGATTGTGCGCAACGCCCTTGCCGCAGCGGCCGGCAATGGGGTTGGTCCTCGGCTGCGCCTGGGTTTCGTCAGCCGCAGCGACTCCACCCTCCGTGGCCATTACCCCCTGGAGCCGGACGTCATCGCCGCCACCGTGGCGGCCGAAACCGGTGAAGCTACTGACGGCGTGGTGATCGTTCCAGCATTTCCCGACGCCGGCCGCGTCACCATCGGCGGCGTCCACTACATGCGCGGGACGGGCGGCAATGCAGGCACCCTCACCCCTGTTGCCGAGACGGAATTCGCCAAGGACGCGAGCTTCGGCTTCGCCAACTCAGAGATGGCCAAGTATGTGGAGGAGAAGTCGCACGGCCGATTCCCTGCCGCCGACGTGATCGTCCTGGACCTGAACATCATCCGGGCCGGAGCTTCCGCACAGGATCCCACCATCTCCGCAAAGGCCATCGCCGACGCCCTGGAGCACGCCACCAACTCCACCCCGATCGTGGCCGACATCGTTACCGAGAACGACTTCCGCGCCCTCGCCCTGGGTCTAGAAGAAGCCGAACGCCGGGGAAAGAACCTCCTGTACCGTGTGGGCCCGCCCTTCGTGAGGGGCCGGATCGGACAGGAAATCCGCAGCGCGCTGACCTCGGAGGAAGCCTACGCAGGCAACACTCCCTCCACAGCCGGCGGCCTGATCGTGGTGGGCTCCCATGTGGGTGTCACCACCCGCCAGCTCAACTCACTGACCGCAGAGCACAGCTCGGCCCGGATCATTGAGATCGACGTCGAGAAACTGATCGCCGGAACCGAAACCGCGGGCGAAGCAGACGCCGACGCCTACATCGAAACCGTCGTCTCCGACGTCGTCGACGCCCTCCACAAAGGCGACGTCATCGTCCACACCAGCCGCCTGCTCATCAAGACCGACGATCCCGCAGCGAGCCTGAAGATCGCCCGCACCGTCTCGGCCGCCGTCGTCGCCGTGGTGAACCGGACTCTGAAGACCTTCCCGCCGCGGTTCGTCATCGCCAAGGGCGGCATCACGTCATCGGACGTGGCCGCGCACGGCCTGGAAATCCGCCACGCCATTGTCCGCGGCCCCATGCTGCCTGGCATCGTCTCGCTCTGGGAGCCGGTGGACGGCCCCGCCAAGGGCATCCCGTACATCGTCTTTGCAGGCAACGTGGGCGATGACCAATCCCTCACCGACGTCACCCGCAAGCTCAGCGCCACTTTCTAGAACCCCAGCCGCAGAAAAATTCAATGGAGAACACCATGACCAGCAGCAACTACACCGTCACCGTCCTGGGCCTGGGCGCCATGGGCCTGCCCATGGCAACCCGCCTCGCCTCCGAGCTCACCGTTCACGGCTTCGACATCGCCGAGCCCAGGCTGGAACTCGCAGCAGCAGCCGGCATCAAGACCTTCGCCTCAGCCCGTGAGGCATCCGATGGCGCCGACGCCCTGCTCCTGGCCGTCCGCAACGGCGAACAACTCAACGACGTCCTCTTCGGTGAGAACGGCGTCGCTTCGGTGTTGAAGCCGGGCGCTGTAGTGATCCTTGGCAGCACCGTGGGCACCGACGCCATCCCCGCCACAGTGGAGAAGCTTGCAGAATACGGAGTGGCCCTGGTGGATGCGCCGCTTTCCGGTGGTCCGAAGCGCGCCGGAGAAGGCGACCTGCTGATCGTTGTCGGCGCCGAACCGGAGGCACTTGAAAAGGCCCGTCCGGCCCTGGAGCTGCTGGCATCCACCCTGAGCATTGTTGGAGACAAGCCCGGCGACGGCCAAGCGCTGAAGACGGTCAACCAGCTCCTCTGCGGCGTCCACATTGCCGCCGCAGCCGAGGCCATGGCCCTCGCCGATGCCCTGGGCCTGGACCAGGCCACGACCCTCGCGGCCCTCGAAGCCGGGGCCGCCGGTTCCTTCATGCTTTCCAACCGCGGCCCGCGCATCCTGGAGGCCTACTCCGAAGACGGTGCCGAGGTCCTGAGCCGGCTCGACATCTTCGTCAAGGACATGGGGATCGTAGGCAAGGCAACACGGGCCGCAGGCCTGGCCGCACCCGTTGCCGCCGCAGCAGAACAGCTTTACCTCCTCGGCCAGGCCCAGGGCCTCGCCGCCGCCGACGATTCCGCCGTCATCAAGGTTGTTGCGCCCTCAAAGCGCACCGCCTAAGCACCCCACCAGAACGCGCGACGACGGCGATCCCCCCTTCGCCGTCGCCGCCACCTCCCGCCGGTCTTCTTTAGACTGGTTTGTCAAAGGAGACACCCCCAATGAATCCCCTCGTTAACTCCTTGATGGTCCGGGCGGCCGATGCCCCACCCATCAAACCCGCAGTGGAGCTGGGAACACCCCTTCTGCTGACCATCGCCGCAGCCGGTATTGCCCTGCTGCTGGTGCTGATCATCCGCTTCAAAATCCAGGCTTTCGTTGCCCTGCTGGCCGTCAGCATTCTGGTAGGCGTCGCAGCCCAGATTCCGCTGAAGGACATCTTCACCGTGGTGACCACCGGCGTTGGCAGCACCATGGGCAAGGTCGCATTGCTGATCGCCCTTGGCGCCATCCTCGGCCGAATGATCGAAGTATCGGGAGGGGTGCAATCACTGGCCACCCACTTCACCCAGAAGCTCGGCGCCAAGCGCGTCGCTGTCGCGCTGACCGCCGTCGGCTTCCTCGTGGCGATCCCCGTGTTCTTCGAAGTAGGCGTGATCGTCCTGGTCCCGATCGTCTACGCTTTCGCCAAGATCGCCAATGTGCACCCCATCAAGTTCGGCCTGCCCATGGCCGGCATCATGCTGTCCATCCACGTAGCTGTCCCGCCGCACCCGGGCATCGTGGCAGGGGCAGGCGTCTTCGGCGCGGACATCGGGCTCATCACCATGATCTCGCTCATCATCTGCATCCCCCTGGGCTTCCTGTCCTACTGGGTTGCCAGCATCATGAACCGCAAGGACTACGAGCTTCTGCCCGGCGTCAAAAAGCAGGTTGAAGAGTTCGGCTCCGAGTCCCTGGTCCACGTTGGCCACGACGGTCCCGGCGCCCGTGCAATCGCCCCTCCACGTCCCGGCCTGATAATGTTCCTGATCGCCGCACCCATCGCCCAGATCCTCCTCGGAACCGTCGGCACGCTGACCATCCCCAAGGAGAACTACTGGTACGGCGTGGCCTCGTTCATCGGCAACCCCTTCTTCGCGCTCCTGGTGGCCGTGGCACTCTCCTTCTTCCTGCTCGCCGTCCGCCGCAACTGGTCCCTCAAGGAAACCGGCGAGATCTTCGAAGGCGCATTGCCTCCCATCGCTTCGATCCTGATGGTTGTTGCTGCCGGTGGCGTGTTCGGTGAAGTCCTCCGCACCTCGGGCATCGGCGCAGCCCTGTCCCACACCCTGGACAGTCTCGGCCTGCCGGTGATCGTCCTTGGCTTCATCATCTCCCTGGCATTGCGCGCCGCGCAGGGTTCGGCCACCGTGGCAATCGTGACCACAACCGGCCTGCTCACCTCCGCGGTAATGGAGGGCGGTTACACTCCTGCCCAGATCGCCGTCATTGTGATCGCCATCGGCTTCGGTGCGCTGGGCCTGTCCCATGTGACGGATGCAGGCTTCTGGACCGTGATCCGCTACTACGGACTCACTGTCTCCGACGGACTCAAGACCTGGACCGTCCTCACCACCATCCTGGGCCTCGCCGGCTTCGTGCTGACATACGTCGCCTGGATCCTGGTGGGAGGCCTTGGCCACTGATGCGTGCCAAACTCGACCACCTGGTTGGCTCGGCGCTGACGTCAGGTTCCGCTGTTCCCGCCTTCACCTGCTACGACTTCACCACCGCCCTGGCTGTAGTTTCGGCCGCAGAGGAAGCCCGCTTGGGAGTGATCCTGCTGGTTGCGCCCAAAACAGCATGTACCGCCAACGGCTTGAGGCTCATCGCCGCCCTTCGCGGCCTGGCCGACGACGCCACGGTCCCGGTCTCCGTCCAGCTGGATCATGCCTCGGACCTTGAGGTCATTCTCGAATCCGTGGCTGCCGGTGCGGACGCCGTGCTGGCCGATGGTTCGTCCTTGCCCTACGAGAACAACATCGCCCTGGTCCGCCAAGTCCGTGCCGCGCTGGACGCGGCCGGTGCTGCCGACGTCGTGATTGAAGCGGAACTCGGCGGCCTCGCGGGCGATGAGGACAAGGCTTTCAGCGCCGCTGATTCAGCGCTCGACGCCGGTGCTTCCGTTGCGGGACTCACTGACCCCGCGCAGGTGGCGGACTTCGTGGAGCGGACGGGTGCCCAACTCCTGGCTGTGGCTGTGGGCAACGTGCATGGAAAGTACACGGGCGAGCCCGACATCCGCTGGGATGTCCTGCAGGACGTCGCCGCGCAGACCGCAGTCCCGCTGGTGCTGCACGGTGCCTCGGGAATCCCGGCCGATGAGCTCTCAAAGGCACCTTCCATGAACGTTGGCAAAGTGAACTTCAACACTGAACTTCGCACCGGGATTCTTGCCACACTCGAATCCGAAACCACAGCCCACCGGGCCGATGGCGAGAATCTGCAAGGCCTGCTGGGCCGGTGGAACGTCTCAGCAGCAACGTTTGCCGGGGCCACGCTGGAGCTGCTCAGCACCTGACGGCAGCGCGGCGCCCGGGCCCGTCATCACAGGGAGGCTAGGATCAAAACATGATCCTGGCCTCCCTGATTTTTGCTGCGATAGCTGCCCTGCTCCACGTCTACATCTTCACCATGGAGTCCATCACCTGGACCAAGCCGAAAACGTGGAAGACGTTCAGCATCACGTCCCAAGCCGATGCTGAAACCACCAAGCCGCTCGCTTACAACCAGGGCTTCTACAACCTGTTCCTGGCCATTGGCGCCCTGATCGGCATCATCGCCGTGGCAATGGGTGCACCCCAGGTGGGCTGGACCTTGGTCTTCAGCAGTTGCGGCTCCATGCTCCTGGCGGCACTGGTCCTTGCAGCGAGTGGCAAAAAGTACCTCCGCGCCGCGACCCTCCAGGGAACCACGCCTTTGCTGGCCGTCGTGCTGGGTGTGCTGGCACTGGCTATCAGCTAGGAACCCGGCCGCCGGCAGGACTTTGGCCGCCAGCCAGTAGCCCTCCTCGCGGCTACGACTCCGGCGGACCATCCTGCGCTGCGGCAGCGTCCATCCAGAGAACTTCCCAATGGTGACCGTCCAGGTCGCGGAACGCGCGGCTGTACATGAAGCCGAGATCCTGGGCGTCGTACGTTTCGGATCCGCCGGCCTCCAGCGCCTTGGTGGCCAAGGCATCCACGTCTTCGCGGCTGTCGGCAGAAAGGGCAACAATTGCCGCCGTCGAGTTCTTAGTGTCTGCGATGGGCTGTTTGGTGAACTGGCTGAATTTCTCGTGGGTCAGGAGCATGGCGTAGATGGTGTCGCTGAAGACCACACAGGCGGCAGTTTCATCGGTGAAGTTTGGGTTGATGGTGTAACCGAGTGCTGTGTAGAAGGCTTTGGATGCCTCGAGGTCGCTGACGGGCAGGTTCACGAAAATCGACGTAGTCATGCGTCTGATCCTGCCGGTGATTTACCCCCTCGTCCAGACCTTTGTTTCCCGTTGTGGATTATTGACGAAACCCCTTAACCCCGTGCCTGCTGGCTCCGCCCTTCCACCGGGCGGACAATGGAGACAGCACGCAGAGGCGTGGATTCCAAGGGAGAGCCGTGGAGCGGGAATCGCAAGCGCAGCCCCGCGCGGACCGGGACATGGTGGCGCAGAGGGATCCGGCGATCGACCTTGTCCGCTTCACTTGCCTGCTCCTTGTGGTGGCAGCGCATTGCATGATGGTCAGCCCTGTCCTGCAGAAGGACGGGACAGTGACCACGGGGAATGTGCTCATGGAGCAAAGCTGGTTTACTCCCGTGGCCTGGGCCCTCATGATTGTTCCGCTGTTCTTTGTGCTGGGTGGCGTGACGGGACTTCAGTCATGGCGACGCCTGAAAGCCCGCGGTGGTACCGGATTCGATTTCGCCCAACTCCGTCTCCTGCGGCTGGTCCGCCCCGCCATGGCGCTGCTGGCTGTCATGTGGGGGAGCTTGTGGTTGGCGCTCCTGCTGGGTGTCCACCCCCAGGTCATCCAGCTCATGACCGCCGGCGCTGCCATGCCGCTATGGTTCCTGGCCGCCTACCTCACAGCGCAGCTCAGTGTTCCGCTGCTGGCCCGCCTGCATGAACGCGCACCGTTGCTGACGTTCGCAGCGTTGGTGGCGCTCATCATCACCGTCGACTCCCTCCGTGGCGCCCTTCCCGTGCTGGCTTTTGCCAACATGGTCTTCGTGTGGTGCGCGGTCCAGCAGTTGGGATTCCTGATGGCCGACGGATTCTTCGAACACCGCAGCCGCACGTGGCTGGTGGGGGTCATTGTCTCCAGCAACTTGTTGCTGGGACTCGTGACCGGGGTGGGCGTGTACCCGGGAAACATGGTGGTCAATATCAACCCACCCAACCTTTGCATGCTGCTGTTGGGCATCTCGCAGGCCGCCACGCTCTACATGCTCCGGCCCGGCATCACCTGGCTTGCGGGAGTCGGGTGGGTCCGTACCGTTATTGCGGTGGCGGGCCGCAGGTCCATGACGGTCTACCTTTGGCATCTTCCGCTGCTGGTGGGCATGTCAGGGCTGCTGTTGCTCACCGACCTGCCCAAGCCCCTGGCGGGAACGGGGGAGTGGTGGTGGGCCCGGATCCCTGTATTCCTGGCTGTGGTCGCGGTGCTCGTGCCGGTGGTGTGGCTTTTTGGCCGCCTGGAGAACCGTCCGACGGCGGCAAGCCACGCGCGGGGGCCCTCGCGTACCGCTGTGGTGACGGCCGCCGTCGTCGTCTTAGTCCCGGTCGCAGACGCAGCCTTCAACGGACAGACGCTTGCATTGTTGGGTGGGGGAGCGGCGTGCTTTGCCCTTTCGGTCCTGCTGCTGGGCAGGGTCCCGACGCCGGTCATCCGGCTACCGTTTGCCGCGGACTTGGCGGGGCGGCGCGTTGGAGCGCTGTCCACGTTGCCAGAGCCAGGTTTTAGTGCCAATCTCGAACCATGACCGAGTACACGGATTCACTGGCAGAATCGTTCCGTCCTGGCGTCACTACGGTGCGCAACGACAAATTCCACCGCTATGAGCTGCACGTAGATGGCGAGCTGGCCGTGATTTCCCAGTTCCTTGATCGGCCCGGTCACATCGATTTCATCCACACCGAAACCAAGCCCGGGTTCAACGGCCAGGGCCTGGCAAAAGTCCTCGCACACTTTGCCCTGGACGATGTTGTGGCCTCCGGCAAGCGCATCATTCCGCACTGCCCGTACATCGCTGCATACCTGAAAAAGCACGAAGGCTACGAACAGGACGTTGATTGGCCCGCCGAGAAGCCGGTGGGCCAGCCGGACAACGAATAGGCCCTACGCGGGCACCGACTGCTCAACGTTCTTCCGCCGTTTTCGCATCTGCCCTGCCCTTTCAGCCGGGAAGGGCCAGTCCTTTCGTGTGCCGCTGAGGGAGACGATTGCGTCGTTTTCGTCGAAAACGACCTGGCCGCGGCAGGTGGCATGGACCTGCATTGCGCTGACCAGGCTGCCCCCGTGGATATGGTCTGCGTCGGTCACCAGGTAAGAGAAGGTCCTCATCACGGATTGGCCCGGAGCCAGGAGCGGGATGAGAAGGTCGCGCTCAACCGGCTCAGAGCTGTAGCGCAACACCTCCATGCCTTCGTTGGTGAAGGACCGGGGGACCAATGTGACGTCGCGGAGGTGGCTGGTGGAGTTGTTGGTGATCCACGCCGTGAAGATGACGGTATCTCCCGGAATGGCTACGGGCCGGTCCGCTCCGTAGACCAAAGTGGCACGTCCGGCATTCTTCCGGCGCGCCAGTGGAGCTGAGCGGTGGGGCGGCAATCCGCGGACAATAGCGCCAGGTTGCTGCGCTCCGTCCTTATGGACAGCACGCAACAGTTTCAGGAAGGGGCGGGGGCGGCGGATGTCCATGGTTCCTCGATTCGCACCAGGGTTTGGCAGGGTCACGTTTATTAGTGCAGCCAAGGCGTGAAACGTGATGCGAAAGTGGGAGTTCTCTACAGGCTGGCGACGGACGATTCAAGTCACACGGCTTGTGATGTCACACTATTGTTTATGGATCAAGTAGTTGCGGTCAGCGCCGATGCGGCGTCACCACTTTCGGCGACGGCTTCCGGCAGCGATCCGCAGCTCATCGCTTTAGTCCGCGAAGGTGACACGAACGCCTTCGACGTCCTCTACCAGCGGCACATGAAAGTGGCGCAATTCGTGGCCCGCTCGCAAACGGATAACCCCAGCGACGCCGATGACGTGGTTGCCGAGTCATTCGCCACCATCTTTCAGTTGCTGACCGAAGGCAAAGGGCCAAAGGAGTTCTTCCGGTCCTATCTCCTCACCGTGGTGCGGCGCACCGCCCACGATCGAAACCGCAAAGCCCGCCGGCTGCCCATGGCGGAAGAAGACGCCATCCTCGACGCCCCGGTGATCGACAACGACCAAGTAGTCAGCGATCTCGAGTCGAGCATGATGGCCAAGGCGTTCAAATCCCTCCCGGAGCGCTGGCAAGCTGTCCTGTGGCACCTGGACATTGAAGGGCTGAAACCTGCAGCGGCTGCTCCCTTCGTTGGCCTGACACCGAACGGTGTTTCAGCCTTGGCGCTGAGGGCAAGGGAAGGCCTCCGCCAGGCCTACCTTCAACAGCACATCAGCCGGACCGTTGATGAAGCCTGTGACGAATACGCCAGCCAGTTGGGAAAGTACGCGCGGAATGCGTTGAAGCGTACGTCCAAGGAAAAAGTCAGTGTGCACCTGGAGAGCTGCGCCAAATGCACGGCGTTGTTGATCGAACTCAATGACATCCAGGGCGGTATGCGCTCCATCCTGTTCCCGTTGCTGACGGGAATCACCTTTACCCCGGCGGGAGCGGCGGCGATCGGACTCGGCGGTACCGCCATGGGTGCAGCCACCGGAAGCACAGCAAGCACGGGCATCCCCGCAAGCCCCGGAAGTACCGCCATCCCGGGGAACAGTGGCATCCATGGCATCCGGGGCCTCAGCAATGCGTGGAAGTTGGCTGCTGCGCTGGTGGTGGGCGTCATGGCCTTGGCCGGAAGCTTGATGTGGTTCCTACAGCCAAGCCCGTCTTCCCAGTCCACGGCGGCGTCGGAGGGCATCTTCAACCTCGCGCCGGCCCAGGAAACGTCTATGCCAACGGCAACCCCGAGCCCCGTGGAGTCTTTGCCCGCCTCCCCGGAGGTTCCCGCAGTTGTGGCTCCGCTGGAAACGCCCTCCGCGGACAGTCCGGTAGAAACGCTGCCGCAGCCGCCCGCCGTCGTGGTTCCACCAGTTGTGGCGCCACGGAAGGCTGTTGTGGTGGACTCCGGTACCGTGACCTCCACCCCCGTGCCTCCCGGCGCGCCGGGGGCACCCGCCACCCAAACGGTTAACGCAACGTTCGCGGCCTCGCAGGGGGCGAACCCTACGGAACGGGAACTTGGAGTGCAGTTCTCGCTCCAGGGGCAGGGCACACCGACCACCGGCCAAGTGGACTTCGCCTTGCCGGACCAGGCAACATTCCTGGCTGGAAAAACTGTGGCACCCGCAGGGTGGACCTGCGCCGCGGTCTCGT from Arthrobacter sp. StoSoilB20 includes these protein-coding regions:
- a CDS encoding acyltransferase → MVAQRDPAIDLVRFTCLLLVVAAHCMMVSPVLQKDGTVTTGNVLMEQSWFTPVAWALMIVPLFFVLGGVTGLQSWRRLKARGGTGFDFAQLRLLRLVRPAMALLAVMWGSLWLALLLGVHPQVIQLMTAGAAMPLWFLAAYLTAQLSVPLLARLHERAPLLTFAALVALIITVDSLRGALPVLAFANMVFVWCAVQQLGFLMADGFFEHRSRTWLVGVIVSSNLLLGLVTGVGVYPGNMVVNINPPNLCMLLLGISQAATLYMLRPGITWLAGVGWVRTVIAVAGRRSMTVYLWHLPLLVGMSGLLLLTDLPKPLAGTGEWWWARIPVFLAVVAVLVPVVWLFGRLENRPTAASHARGPSRTAVVTAAVVVLVPVADAAFNGQTLALLGGGAACFALSVLLLGRVPTPVIRLPFAADLAGRRVGALSTLPEPGFSANLEP
- a CDS encoding GNAT family N-acetyltransferase; the encoded protein is MTEYTDSLAESFRPGVTTVRNDKFHRYELHVDGELAVISQFLDRPGHIDFIHTETKPGFNGQGLAKVLAHFALDDVVASGKRIIPHCPYIAAYLKKHEGYEQDVDWPAEKPVGQPDNE
- a CDS encoding DUF11 domain-containing protein gives rise to the protein MDIRRPRPFLKLLRAVHKDGAQQPGAIVRGLPPHRSAPLARRKNAGRATLVYGADRPVAIPGDTVIFTAWITNNSTSHLRDVTLVPRSFTNEGMEVLRYSSEPVERDLLIPLLAPGQSVMRTFSYLVTDADHIHGGSLVSAMQVHATCRGQVVFDENDAIVSLSGTRKDWPFPAERAGQMRKRRKNVEQSVPA
- a CDS encoding sigma-70 family RNA polymerase sigma factor, coding for MDQVVAVSADAASPLSATASGSDPQLIALVREGDTNAFDVLYQRHMKVAQFVARSQTDNPSDADDVVAESFATIFQLLTEGKGPKEFFRSYLLTVVRRTAHDRNRKARRLPMAEEDAILDAPVIDNDQVVSDLESSMMAKAFKSLPERWQAVLWHLDIEGLKPAAAAPFVGLTPNGVSALALRAREGLRQAYLQQHISRTVDEACDEYASQLGKYARNALKRTSKEKVSVHLESCAKCTALLIELNDIQGGMRSILFPLLTGITFTPAGAAAIGLGGTAMGAATGSTASTGIPASPGSTAIPGNSGIHGIRGLSNAWKLAAALVVGVMALAGSLMWFLQPSPSSQSTAASEGIFNLAPAQETSMPTATPSPVESLPASPEVPAVVAPLETPSADSPVETLPQPPAVVVPPVVAPRKAVVVDSGTVTSTPVPPGAPGAPATQTVNATFAASQGANPTERELGVQFSLQGQGTPTTGQVDFALPDQATFLAGKTVAPAGWTCAAVSSGDRNIRCSTASLAGDDLTFVLGVAMPASATTGTLDYRFSGQGVVTKNFTNTFS